From the Clostridiales bacterium FE2011 genome, one window contains:
- a CDS encoding DUF402 domain-containing protein codes for MNHKRLNRDKWGFQYYPYYQMRIDHELFHGMVCLIRFTDGEKNYWETPKAGRVQVTGEGMTWLEMIPDDTQRMITIMYFPDGTHDPERKQYPVTANEKYQPSVWYIDIIEGIEPGEDGVAVFIDKYLDVILTPEGDVKVDDRDELDAAYASGDLTKAQYEAALAEGEAILRAYGDDIRGLDAWCAAVRQLAEDRVAAGEPITMCREVREWRKKQGES; via the coding sequence ATGAATCACAAACGACTGAACCGGGACAAATGGGGATTCCAGTACTATCCGTATTACCAGATGCGGATTGACCATGAACTGTTTCACGGAATGGTCTGCCTGATCCGGTTTACGGACGGGGAAAAGAATTACTGGGAAACGCCGAAAGCCGGCAGAGTTCAGGTGACCGGTGAAGGGATGACCTGGCTGGAGATGATCCCGGACGATACCCAGCGGATGATCACCATTATGTATTTCCCGGACGGAACTCATGACCCGGAACGGAAACAGTATCCGGTGACCGCCAATGAAAAATACCAGCCGTCCGTCTGGTACATCGATATCATCGAGGGGATCGAGCCGGGTGAAGACGGCGTCGCGGTGTTCATCGACAAGTACCTGGACGTGATCCTGACGCCGGAAGGCGATGTGAAGGTGGACGACCGGGATGAGTTGGACGCGGCGTACGCTTCCGGAGACCTGACCAAAGCGCAGTACGAGGCGGCCCTGGCAGAGGGTGAAGCTATCCTGCGGGCATATGGCGACGATATCCGTGGACTGGACGCATGGTGTGCGGCGGTGCGGCAGCTGGCGGAGGACCGGGTTGCGGCAGGGGAGCCCATTACCATGTGCCGGGAAGTCCGGGAGTGGAGAAAGAAGCAGGGAGAATCCTGA
- a CDS encoding alpha/beta hydrolase — MKKYRSEKSGQAILETYDRILSTWQCETKERDVETEYGTTHVIECGAEDGPALVLFHGVGDDSALMWIYNAPELGKHFHLYAIDTMGGPGKSVPNENYNKEFDDVRWIDGVLDALGIEKAFFAGVSMGGYLVQIYTLMRPERVLKTISISGTVPVGGKKNSMAAMMKIFLPEALFPTDKNVTKLLKKLSGENYAVFTENREIMAHYKSLLKGFNNMTMGYHKLHAFTTEEVDRIRDKVTYLVGTEDPFEKIGGREVLEQNHMDAVFYEKAGHGLNHERAEEINRKMISVLQGAAE, encoded by the coding sequence ATGAAGAAGTACAGAAGTGAAAAGAGCGGACAGGCAATCCTGGAGACCTATGACCGGATCCTGTCCACCTGGCAGTGTGAGACAAAGGAAAGAGACGTGGAGACAGAATACGGAACCACCCACGTGATCGAATGCGGGGCGGAGGATGGCCCGGCACTGGTGCTTTTCCACGGGGTGGGGGACGACTCCGCACTGATGTGGATTTACAACGCGCCTGAACTGGGAAAGCATTTCCACCTTTACGCCATTGACACGATGGGCGGCCCGGGGAAGAGTGTGCCCAACGAGAACTACAACAAGGAATTTGACGACGTGCGTTGGATCGACGGGGTGCTGGACGCGCTGGGCATCGAGAAGGCCTTTTTCGCGGGCGTATCCATGGGCGGATACCTGGTGCAGATTTATACGCTGATGCGCCCGGAACGGGTGCTGAAGACCATCAGCATTTCCGGCACTGTACCGGTAGGCGGAAAGAAGAACTCCATGGCGGCGATGATGAAGATCTTCCTGCCGGAGGCGCTGTTTCCGACGGATAAAAACGTGACGAAACTGCTCAAGAAGCTGAGCGGGGAAAACTACGCGGTCTTCACGGAAAACCGGGAGATCATGGCCCATTACAAAAGCCTGCTGAAGGGCTTCAACAACATGACCATGGGATACCACAAGCTCCATGCGTTCACCACGGAAGAGGTGGATCGGATCCGGGATAAGGTAACCTATCTGGTTGGTACGGAAGATCCGTTTGAGAAGATCGGCGGAAGGGAAGTCCTGGAGCAGAATCACATGGACGCGGTGTTCTATGAAAAAGCAGGACACGGGCTGAACCATGAGCGAGCGGAGGAGATCAACCGGAAGATGATCAGTGTTCTCCAGGGAGCGGCGGAATAA
- a CDS encoding amidase: MNQTEKALALAKSDRLNCIAELDETALEQAKAQEADKEGKPLAGVPVLVKDNIDVKGLHTTAGSLALADNIALEDAPVIRNLRRNGAVILGKTNMTEFANFTTEGMPGGYSSRGGQVIHAVNPKLSPTGSSSGSAVAVAAGIVPMAVGTDTSHSVTACAMFNGICGLKPPVGTLSAEGIVPIARTLDSAGAMARNLTDALKLYSAMREEPLLELKPLKLDELRIAMNLANREHLQCQERFLNSLLKNLKAGGAVTGEVDQGAAPEMVTIMKCEFRPMLEDYLAKSTAGRKTLAEIVAYYEANPDTMMKYGDTLLRAALDEMPGGLQEKPYLDALEVRKETIARVTAEIEDYDAVLMTGPTSIMHFCGLPTVTVAGKMKNPDGVNEAVILYGKDEYRLYEAALAIEQVMLKM, encoded by the coding sequence ATGAATCAGACAGAGAAGGCGCTGGCTCTCGCAAAAAGCGATAGGCTGAACTGCATTGCGGAACTGGATGAAACCGCGTTGGAACAGGCAAAAGCACAGGAAGCGGACAAAGAGGGAAAGCCGCTGGCCGGAGTACCCGTACTGGTGAAAGATAATATTGATGTGAAAGGCCTGCATACCACGGCGGGCAGTTTGGCGCTGGCGGACAATATTGCCCTGGAGGACGCGCCGGTGATCCGGAACCTGCGCAGGAACGGTGCGGTGATCCTGGGGAAAACGAACATGACGGAGTTCGCCAATTTCACAACCGAGGGTATGCCGGGCGGGTACAGCTCCCGGGGCGGACAGGTGATTCACGCGGTGAATCCGAAGCTTTCGCCAACTGGTTCTTCCTCCGGATCGGCGGTAGCGGTTGCGGCAGGAATTGTACCGATGGCTGTGGGAACGGATACCTCCCACTCCGTGACCGCCTGCGCGATGTTCAACGGCATCTGCGGGCTGAAACCGCCGGTGGGCACACTGTCGGCGGAAGGAATTGTTCCCATTGCGCGGACGCTGGACAGCGCAGGAGCCATGGCACGAAACCTGACCGACGCGCTGAAACTGTATTCAGCCATGCGGGAGGAACCACTGCTGGAACTGAAGCCCCTCAAACTGGACGAGCTTCGCATTGCGATGAACCTGGCCAACAGGGAGCATCTTCAGTGCCAGGAACGCTTTCTGAACAGCTTGCTGAAGAATCTGAAAGCAGGCGGAGCCGTGACCGGTGAGGTGGACCAGGGAGCGGCGCCTGAAATGGTGACGATCATGAAGTGCGAATTCCGGCCGATGCTGGAAGACTACCTGGCTAAATCCACAGCCGGACGGAAAACCCTGGCGGAGATCGTGGCGTATTATGAAGCCAATCCGGATACCATGATGAAGTACGGGGACACTCTCCTGCGGGCAGCACTGGATGAAATGCCCGGCGGGCTTCAGGAGAAACCCTATCTGGACGCCCTGGAAGTTCGCAAGGAAACCATTGCGAGGGTCACGGCGGAGATTGAGGATTATGACGCTGTCCTGATGACGGGACCGACAAGCATCATGCATTTCTGCGGTCTGCCGACGGTTACGGTGGCAGGAAAAATGAAAAACCCGGACGGCGTGAATGAGGCAGTGATCCTGTACGGAAAGGATGAATACAGGCTGTATGAAGCCGCCCTGGCGATTGAACAGGTGATGCTGAAAATGTGA
- a CDS encoding GNAT family N-acetyltransferase, with the protein MTFESVRNNPELCEQVKAYCREKWEKVSGVFARTADRSVSAEQFPQTWVMLVTSPEGTRVTGFYQLEEKDRLTIHTELTPFITTLFVDPGMRGGKGFGEMILNHARGVLGSMGYDTAYLCTDHIGYYEQYGFEEIGLDLTDYGQPTKVYITDTLGDFRYEIFDRKHPMPDHTRLAVYGLQHEVQENPAFLLWFLKNASVTGQYPKFFTVTAFRGERVAGAVNAMRSPEDSRSWYIGDLIVAEDCRGQGIADKMIRKVLTRIGRCAAGGETVCSYIEKDNEASRNLHRKLGFEDTGELKPFGELCFGENMTTWIREI; encoded by the coding sequence ATGACATTTGAATCAGTGAGGAATAATCCGGAGCTCTGTGAACAGGTGAAGGCCTACTGCCGGGAAAAGTGGGAAAAGGTCAGCGGCGTCTTCGCCCGGACGGCGGACAGGAGCGTCAGCGCGGAACAGTTTCCCCAGACGTGGGTGATGCTGGTGACGAGTCCGGAAGGGACCCGGGTGACCGGGTTTTACCAGCTGGAAGAAAAAGACCGGCTGACCATCCATACAGAGCTGACGCCTTTCATCACCACGCTGTTTGTGGATCCCGGGATGCGCGGCGGAAAAGGGTTCGGGGAGATGATCCTGAACCACGCACGGGGCGTGCTGGGCAGCATGGGATATGACACCGCCTACCTCTGCACGGATCACATCGGATACTATGAACAGTACGGCTTTGAGGAGATCGGGCTGGATCTTACCGATTACGGGCAGCCGACAAAGGTGTATATTACGGATACGCTGGGCGATTTCCGGTATGAGATTTTTGACCGGAAGCACCCGATGCCGGATCATACGCGGCTGGCGGTTTACGGGCTGCAGCACGAGGTGCAGGAGAACCCGGCTTTCCTGCTGTGGTTCCTGAAGAACGCATCAGTGACCGGACAGTATCCGAAGTTTTTCACGGTGACAGCCTTCCGGGGAGAACGGGTGGCCGGCGCGGTGAACGCCATGCGCAGCCCGGAAGATTCGCGGAGCTGGTACATCGGGGATCTGATCGTGGCGGAAGACTGCCGCGGACAGGGGATCGCGGATAAGATGATCCGAAAGGTGCTGACCCGGATCGGCCGGTGCGCCGCGGGCGGGGAAACGGTCTGCTCCTATATCGAAAAGGACAATGAGGCTTCCAGGAACTTGCATCGGAAGCTTGGCTTTGAGGACACCGGGGAACTGAAACCCTTTGGGGAACTGTGCTTCGGGGAAAACATGACCACCTGGATCCGGGAAATATAA
- a CDS encoding TetR/AcrR family transcriptional regulator, producing MPKENKKELIIREALKLFSEKGFAAVSMRDLAESVGISVSTIYHYYPSKQDLAQDMIARANELTAKARDSFFRILSGTEKVECEPFVRAGVMYVTAYLRHEQIDPLLRMLESERFHEPAAEEAWQRMMFTDPIAHEAKVFELLAARGEIRETDADRLAGEYHGIVMLGYFTGDTDRMARELTAFYNRVFNR from the coding sequence ATGCCGAAGGAAAACAAGAAGGAACTGATTATCCGGGAAGCGCTGAAGCTGTTTTCCGAAAAGGGATTCGCGGCCGTTTCCATGCGGGATCTGGCGGAGTCCGTCGGCATCAGTGTAAGCACGATCTACCATTATTACCCGAGCAAACAAGACCTGGCCCAGGATATGATTGCCCGGGCAAACGAACTGACCGCGAAAGCCCGTGACTCCTTTTTCCGAATCCTGAGCGGCACGGAGAAGGTGGAATGCGAGCCTTTTGTGCGCGCGGGAGTCATGTATGTGACAGCCTATCTGCGGCATGAGCAGATCGATCCCCTGCTGCGGATGCTGGAGAGCGAGCGCTTTCATGAACCTGCCGCGGAGGAAGCCTGGCAGAGGATGATGTTTACCGATCCGATCGCGCACGAGGCAAAGGTATTTGAACTGCTGGCCGCCCGGGGAGAGATCCGAGAAACAGACGCGGACCGGCTGGCCGGGGAGTATCACGGGATTGTCATGCTGGGCTATTTTACCGGGGATACGGACAGGATGGCCCGGGAACTGACGGCTTTTTACAACAGAGTATTTAACAGATAA